The genomic region TTGAGCGCTCCGATCAGATCCCCGGTCTGTCCGCCCACCAGCCGGTCACAAAGCCGTGTCCAGCCCCAGCCGATGAGAACAGCCAGAGCCGCAGCAATGACACCGCCCCAGATGCCAACGAAGGGCAGCGCGAGGGCCGATGCCAAGGCAAGGGCGAGAACGAGCCCGATCGCAAATCCGTTCCCGGAAACCTGACCCGCCGTAGCGGCCGCGCCCGTCGCGCGGGCAGGGGGAAGGGCGAAGGCGACATAGATCGATCCGGAGCGCGCCAGTACGGCGGCGGCGAGCCAGACAAGGGCGCCCTCCAGCGCATCGTGCGCCGCAAGAGCCGAAAGCGCGGCGACCTTGAGCCCGACGACGAAGACGATGGTCAGCACGCCATAGGTGCCGTGGCGGCTGTCTTTTAAAATTTCCAGCCGGCGCTCCCGCGTCGACCCGCCGAACAGGCCGTCCGCGGCGTCGGCGGCCGCGTCCTCGCTCATCGCGCCGGTGACGATCGCCGACAGCGCGGCGGCGAGGAATGCGGAAAAGAGCGGGTCGAGGCCGGCGCGGCTGGCGGCGAACAGGAGAAGGGCGGGCAAGGCTGCGATGGCGAGACTGGCGAACGGCAATACCCTCGCGATTCTGTCGAGATTCGGGGTCGCATGCGGGCTCGAGCCCGTTGGGAGGCGCGAAAAAAAGCGGATGGCCATAACGAAACCGGCGATGGGATTGTCGTCGGACGCCCTCAATTGCGTTTTTCCTCGGCTTGGCCCAAAAGTGCACCCCTCTTACCATCCGAATCCGGGAGCCGCCATGTCCGCCCAAGCCTTCGCCGATTTCCAGGATCTTTTGATGCTCGGACCCGATGGGAACGAAGCAGCGGTGGAGGCCGTGAGGGCGCGCGACGCTCAACTCACCAAACCGGCCGGATCGCTCGGGCAGCTCGAATATCTGGTGGAATTTCTGGCGCGCTGGCAGGGCAAGGAGAGCCCCACCGTCGAGGACCCTATGGTTGCGATCTTTGCCGCCAATCATGGGGTGACGGATCAGGGCGTTTCCGCCTTTCCGCGTGAGGTGACCAAGCAGATGGTCAACAACTTCACCAAGGGCGGCGCGGCGATTTCGCAAATCTGCGCGCTCCATGAGATCAATCTGCGCGTGTTCGAGCTGGCCCTCGACATGCCGACCGGCGATATCACCGTGGTTCCGGCGATGGACGAGCGCACCTGCGCCGCCACCATCGCCTATGGCATGGAGGCGATCGCCGGCGATGTGGATCTGCTCTGCATCGGCGAGATGGGAATCGGCAACACAACGGTTGCGGCGGCGGTTTATGCGGCGCTCTATGGCGGCACCGGCGCCGATTGGGTGGGGCGCGGCACAGGGGTGGACGATGCGGGCCTCAAGCGCAAGGCCGACGCTGTCGACCGCGCGCTGACGCGTCATGCGGGGCGGCTCAATACGTCCTTCGAAATCCTCGCCAATCTGGGGGGGCGGGAAATCGCGGCAATGGTTGGCGCCATCATCGCCACGCGTCACCAGAAGGTGCCGGTGATCGTCGACGGCTTCGTTGCCACTGCCGCCGCCGCTATCGCGCATGCGGTGGCGCCGGGAGCCATCGATCACTGCCTTTTTGCGCATGTCTCGGCGGAGCATGGACACGCGAAGGCGCTTCAAAGCATGGGCAAGACGGGGTTGCTCGACCTGGGAATGCGGCTGGGCGAGGGGACCGGCGCCGCGCTGGCCGCCGTTCTGTGCAACACGGCGCTGCACCTGCACAAGAACATGGCGACCTTCGCCGAAGCCGCCGTGGACGGGAAGAATGCCTGAACCTCGAAATTGGGGTGAACTGGTTCTTGCCCTACGCTGTTGCTATTAGGTAAGCAGTGCTTACCTAAAAGGAGGTGCTCATGTACGCGCTCTATATCGCCAACAAGAACTATTCTTCATGGTCGCTGCGGCCCTGGGTGCTGCTCAAGACGCTTGGCATTCCGTTCGAGGAGCGCTTCGTGCCGTTCCTCCAGGGGTCGAGCTATGAGGAATTCCGCAAGTTCTCGCCCACCGGGCTGGTGCCTTGCCTGGTGGAGAACGATGTAACCGTCTGGGATTCGCTGGCGATCACCGAATATCTGGCCGAAACCCACCTGCAGGTCTGGCCCGCCGACTGGAAGGCGCGTGCCTGGGCGCGTTCGGCATCAGCGGAGATGCATTCGGGCTTTTCCGCCCTGCGCAATATTTGCGGCATGAATGTCGGTGTGCGCGTGCGGCTGCACGAGGAAAGCGCCGCGCTCCGGGCCAATCTCGATCGTCTCGACGAGCTCTGGAACGAAGGGCTCAACCGCTTCGGCGGCCCGTTCCTGGCGGGGGAGAAATTCACCGCCGTGGATGCCTTCTTCTGCCCGGTGGCGTTCCGTATCCAGACCTATGGCGTAAAGCTCGGAGATGCGGCCATGGCTTACGCCCAACGGCTGCTGGCGCTGCCGGCCATGCAGGAGTGGTATGAGGCGGGCGTGGCCGAAACCATCCGTGACGAGCCGCACGATGCGGAAATCCCGCAAGTGGGGGTGCTGATCGAGGATTTGCGGGCGGTTTAGTCGCTTCCGTGAAATCCTGACGCAAGCGCTGCGCACCCCTCATCCGACCTTTCGCTTCGCGAAAGCCCACCTTCTCCCTCAAGGGGAGAAGGGCAGTCCGTGGCTACGCTTCGGCTGGACCGCAAACGCTTCTCCAAGAGCCCCCTTCTCCCCCTGAGGGAGAAGGGCCGGGGATGAGGGGTGCGCATCGGCTTTGTCGATGCGGCGGCGCAAGCCGCTACCGCTCACGACGCTTCGGAATAAATCTCGAGACGGTTGCGTTTCTCCACCACCGGAGCCATGCCTTCCATGACGCGGGCGCGGGGGAAGGTGGCGATCACTTCGGTGCCGAAGCGGAGCTTGGAGAAGAGGTCGAAGCGCCCCTGGTGCAGGTCCATGATCTTTTGAACGATGGGCAGGCCCAAACCGGCGCCCTGTTCGGCGGTCTTTTGGGCCAGCGAGCCCTGTCCGAACGAGGAGAGTACCGTTTCGATCTCGTCCTCGGGAATGCCGGGGCCATTGTCCACCACGGAAATGAACTGCCCACCATCGGCGGAGCGGCCGACGGTCAGCACAATCTTTCCGTTTTGCGGCGTGAACTTGATGGCGTTGGAGAGCAGGTTGAGAACCACCTGGCGGACGGCACGCTCGTCACCCCAGATCTTGGGCATGGCCTCGCCGGCGTCGAATTGAAGATCGAGGTTTTTGGCGCGGGCGCGGATGTCCAGCATCCGGCGGCAATCGTCCGAAATATCGACCAGCGAGATCGCTTCTTCATTGAGGTCGTATTTGCCGGCCTCGATGCGCGAAAGGTCCAGAAGTTCGTTGATGAGGTTGAGGAGGTGCTGGCCGCTGGCGTGGATATCGCCGGCATATTCCTTGTATTGGGCAACCGCGTGCGGGCCTAAAAGTTCGGATTTGAGCACTTCGGAAAAGCCGATAATGGCATTGAGCGGAGTGCGCAATTCATGGCTCATGGTGGCCAGGAAGCGCGACTTGGCGATGTTGGCCTGCTCGGCCTGGCGCCGCGCCTCGTCGGACATGGCGCGGGCCTCCTCGAGTTCGAGGATCAGGCTGTCCTTTTCGAGCTGGTGCTCGAGGTTGCCGATCTCGGACTTGTGCAACTGCCGGGTGAGGAACAGAAAAAAGAAAAAGGCGCCGATGGCGACGACAGACATGGCGTAATTGAGCGTGCCGCCGGCAAGGATCAGCATGGCGGCAACGCTCGCCGTGGCGGGGAGGGTCGCCGCGAGGGTCGCGCTGGGAAGCGTGCGGGTGGCAACGGCATTGGCGGCGATGCCGACCAGCAGCATGGCGAAGATGATGATCTGGATGTCCTGCCCGCCGCCGGCGATGGTGAGCACCGGCAGGGTGGCCCAGGCCAGCCCGTTGATGGTTTCACCCAGGACGAAGGTTTGCGTCCAGCGGCGCGGGTTGAACTTGCCACCCCGCTCGTTGCGGAACCGGCGGCAGATGAACGCGGCGCCAAGGTTGGAGATGCACACCACCAATGCCCAGAGCGCGGCGATGGTGGGCGGAATCCAGAGAACGGCGGCGATCGAAAGGATGCCCAGCAGCAAAAGGGTGGGCATCAAGCTGGTCAGGCGCGCATCGGCGTAATCGTCGAGCAGTTCATAATCAAATGTGGCGCGGGTGCCCGAACTCGAGGTGAGCTTCTGGCGGGCATCGAGGACGGCGCGCTGAACCGTACGTCGCTTCTCACGCGGGCGCGGCGCTTCGGATGCACGGCTTGCCTGGCTGGAGGCCATCGAACTCTCGTTACGCTACCAAACTACTCATCGGATCAGCTCAAACTTGAACACGATCCGTACGCGACAGGCCAACGCTAAGGCGTGCGTGGTTAACAGGCCGTTGAGGCCCATCAACGGTTTAGACGCAATTTTCACCATATGGCCCCGAAGCATGGGCAGCGAGCCGTTAAACGCCGGATTGCCGGAGAAAAATGCATGCGCGGATTGCCTTGACACCGGCAACGGCGCCGCGCCAAATACTGGTTTGGGGCGGACGATTTTCCAGTATCCGGGAAATTTTCGTTGTTTTGAGAAATTCTATTTCAGGGGCACGCATGGCGCTCGACAAACTCGACCGCAAGATTCTGCAACTTCTGCAAAAGGATGCGACCATGCCGGTCGCCGAGATCGGCCGCAAGGTCGGGCTCTCGACCACGCCGTGCTGGCGCCGCATCCAGAAGATGGAGGAAGAGGGGGTCATCAAGCGTCGCGTTGCGGTGCTCGATCCCGAAAAGGTGAACGCGGGCGTCACCGTCTTCGTTGCGGTCAAGACCAACGAGCATAACGACGCCTGGCTGCGCAAATTCGCAGCGGTCGTCGAGGATTTCACCGAAGTGGTCGAATTCTACCGCATGAGCGGGGACGTGGACTATCTGCTGCGGGTCGTCGTGCCCTCGATCCAGGCCTATGACGTCTTCTACAAGAAGCTGATCGCCAAGATCGCGCTCTCGGATGTGAGCTCGTCCTTTGCCATGGAGCAAATCAAATACACCACCGCCCTGCCGCTCGAATTCGCGGTGGTAGACGATTGAGGTGAGCTAAAGCGGCAGCTCCTCGCCCGAACCGATATATATCCGGCCGGTGCTCAGCGTGCCGTCGGCGGCGCGCTCGGCAATG from Pelagibacterium sp. 26DY04 harbors:
- a CDS encoding adenosylcobinamide-GDP ribazoletransferase, whose amino-acid sequence is MRASDDNPIAGFVMAIRFFSRLPTGSSPHATPNLDRIARVLPFASLAIAALPALLLFAASRAGLDPLFSAFLAAALSAIVTGAMSEDAAADAADGLFGGSTRERRLEILKDSRHGTYGVLTIVFVVGLKVAALSALAAHDALEGALVWLAAAVLARSGSIYVAFALPPARATGAAATAGQVSGNGFAIGLVLALALASALALPFVGIWGGVIAAALAVLIGWGWTRLCDRLVGGQTGDLIGALNALLEIALLGTFMHMVG
- the cobT gene encoding nicotinate-nucleotide--dimethylbenzimidazole phosphoribosyltransferase, with the translated sequence MSAQAFADFQDLLMLGPDGNEAAVEAVRARDAQLTKPAGSLGQLEYLVEFLARWQGKESPTVEDPMVAIFAANHGVTDQGVSAFPREVTKQMVNNFTKGGAAISQICALHEINLRVFELALDMPTGDITVVPAMDERTCAATIAYGMEAIAGDVDLLCIGEMGIGNTTVAAAVYAALYGGTGADWVGRGTGVDDAGLKRKADAVDRALTRHAGRLNTSFEILANLGGREIAAMVGAIIATRHQKVPVIVDGFVATAAAAIAHAVAPGAIDHCLFAHVSAEHGHAKALQSMGKTGLLDLGMRLGEGTGAALAAVLCNTALHLHKNMATFAEAAVDGKNA
- a CDS encoding HAMP domain-containing sensor histidine kinase; the encoded protein is MASSQASRASEAPRPREKRRTVQRAVLDARQKLTSSSGTRATFDYELLDDYADARLTSLMPTLLLLGILSIAAVLWIPPTIAALWALVVCISNLGAAFICRRFRNERGGKFNPRRWTQTFVLGETINGLAWATLPVLTIAGGGQDIQIIIFAMLLVGIAANAVATRTLPSATLAATLPATASVAAMLILAGGTLNYAMSVVAIGAFFFFLFLTRQLHKSEIGNLEHQLEKDSLILELEEARAMSDEARRQAEQANIAKSRFLATMSHELRTPLNAIIGFSEVLKSELLGPHAVAQYKEYAGDIHASGQHLLNLINELLDLSRIEAGKYDLNEEAISLVDISDDCRRMLDIRARAKNLDLQFDAGEAMPKIWGDERAVRQVVLNLLSNAIKFTPQNGKIVLTVGRSADGGQFISVVDNGPGIPEDEIETVLSSFGQGSLAQKTAEQGAGLGLPIVQKIMDLHQGRFDLFSKLRFGTEVIATFPRARVMEGMAPVVEKRNRLEIYSEAS
- a CDS encoding Lrp/AsnC family transcriptional regulator; this encodes MALDKLDRKILQLLQKDATMPVAEIGRKVGLSTTPCWRRIQKMEEEGVIKRRVAVLDPEKVNAGVTVFVAVKTNEHNDAWLRKFAAVVEDFTEVVEFYRMSGDVDYLLRVVVPSIQAYDVFYKKLIAKIALSDVSSSFAMEQIKYTTALPLEFAVVDD
- a CDS encoding glutathione S-transferase family protein; this encodes MYALYIANKNYSSWSLRPWVLLKTLGIPFEERFVPFLQGSSYEEFRKFSPTGLVPCLVENDVTVWDSLAITEYLAETHLQVWPADWKARAWARSASAEMHSGFSALRNICGMNVGVRVRLHEESAALRANLDRLDELWNEGLNRFGGPFLAGEKFTAVDAFFCPVAFRIQTYGVKLGDAAMAYAQRLLALPAMQEWYEAGVAETIRDEPHDAEIPQVGVLIEDLRAV